The Apodemus sylvaticus chromosome 17, mApoSyl1.1, whole genome shotgun sequence genome contains a region encoding:
- the C1qtnf6 gene encoding complement C1q tumor necrosis factor-related protein 6 isoform X1, with amino-acid sequence MGTASLGSLWAVFLLPLVFGVPTEEPTFGESVASHLPKGCQRCCDPEDLMSSDDAVHAPVSPYVLPEVRPYINITILKGDKGDRGPSGTPGKPGKNGTRGDRGSQGIKGDKGQAGSPGSSCQTHYSAFSVGRKTGLHSSENFLSLLFDRVFVNTDGHFDMATGRFVAPLGGLYFFSLNVHSWNYKETYVHIVHNEQAVVILYAQPSERSIMQSQSVMLPLLPGDHVWVRLFKRERENGVYSDDVDTYITFSGHLIKAEDA; translated from the exons ATGGGGACAGCCAGCCTGGGGTCCCTCTGGGCGGTATTCCTGCTTCCTCTTGTGTTTGGGGTCCCTACAGAGGAGCCTACCTTTGGGGAATCTgtggcctcccatctccccaaaGGCTGTCAACGATGCTGTGACCCCGAGGACCTGATGTCCTCTGATGACGCGGTCCATGCCCCTGTTTCCCCTTATGTCCTGCCTGAGGTCAGGCCGTACATCAACATCACCATCCTGAAGG GTGACAAAGGGGACAGAGGTCCATCAGGAACACCAGGAAAGCCAGGCAAGAATGGTACCCGAGGGGACCGTGGCTCTCAGGGCATCAAAGGTGACAAGGGGCAGGCAGGTAGCCCTGGCAGCTCCTGCCAGACGCATTACTCGGCCTTCTCTGTGGGCCGCAAGACAGGCTTGCACAGCAGTGAGAACTTCCTCTCACTGCTGTTCGACAGGGTCTTCGTGAACACGGACGGCCACTTCGACATGGCCACTGGCCGCTTCGTGGCTCCCCTGGGTGGCCTCTACTTCTTTAGCCTCAACGTGCACAGCTGGAATTACAAGGAGACCTACGTGCACATCGTCCACAACGAGCAGGCCGTGGTGATTCTGTACGCACAGCCCAGCGAACGCAGCATCATGCAGAGCCAGAGCGTGatgctgccgctgctgcccgGAGACCACGTGTGGGTGCGGCTCTTCAAGCGGGAGCGGGAGAATGGCGTCTACAGCGATGACGTGGACACGTACATCACCTTCAGTGGCCACTTGATCAAGGCAGAGGACGCCTGA
- the C1qtnf6 gene encoding complement C1q tumor necrosis factor-related protein 6 isoform X2, with protein sequence MGTLKSLTSWAVSWSVIMGTASLGSLWAVFLLPLVFGVPTEEPTFGESVASHLPKGCQRCCDPEDLMSSDDAVHAPVSPYVLPEVRPYINITILKGDKGDRGPSGTPGKPGKNGTRGDRGSQGIKGSS encoded by the exons atggGCACTCTGAAGTCTTTGACAAGCTGGGCAGTGTCCTGGAGT GTTATCATGGGGACAGCCAGCCTGGGGTCCCTCTGGGCGGTATTCCTGCTTCCTCTTGTGTTTGGGGTCCCTACAGAGGAGCCTACCTTTGGGGAATCTgtggcctcccatctccccaaaGGCTGTCAACGATGCTGTGACCCCGAGGACCTGATGTCCTCTGATGACGCGGTCCATGCCCCTGTTTCCCCTTATGTCCTGCCTGAGGTCAGGCCGTACATCAACATCACCATCCTGAAGG GTGACAAAGGGGACAGAGGTCCATCAGGAACACCAGGAAAGCCAGGCAAGAATGGTACCCGAGGGGACCGTGGCTCTCAGGGCATCAAAG GGTCTTCGTGA